The sequence ACTGAAAAATACTTATcttgaaatatacacatgatTTTCCAGGAAATACAATAGTGACTGAGCTGAAGACAAAAGTATTCCTTTTTCTTGAATTTAAACTCAATTTTAAGAAACTAAATCCTCACATTTTCCCCCAACTTTAAGAAAGGGCATTTCCATGAATAAAGGACTAAAAGCAGGAAAAATGTAATCTGTTATCGTATTGACACGTGATCTAGTGTCTCGGCCGCATGACCATGTAGCCTACCCTGCTGCCTTTGATCTAACAGGATGATATGAATGAAGTATCCTATGACATAATAAACATACAACAACATGTAATTAGCACACATATCAACATCTAGCTTATAATAAACTTTAAAAGTTATAACTATGTACACTTAGTGAAGATCCCAATGGATGTCATCACCAAGATGCATACTGTACTGCAAGTCGTGTTTGGGCGATATTTGTCTAGTGGACGCATCCAAAGACAGTGTTAAGTCCGGTATGTGGGAACAAGAGCTGTTCTCCTTATTGTCATGGCTGGGATTGTCATCTTGTCAGGTCGAGCTGCCTTGGTttgcctctgtgtgtgtgtcatcCTTTTGTGGATATGAGGACAGCGTTTGATGCAAATctatctatttgtcttcgttaGCCTGTGGCTGTGCTATCCTTTTTGTGGATTTGAGGTCACGGCTTGGTGATTCAGTCATGTCTGCTTTGCTTGGGTGGCATCTGGCTTTCTCTCTGTAGTCACCATGATGGTGACTCATGGTTGCTCAGTTCATCGCAGGTGTTTGGGCTGGATCTTATCTGTCCCAACTCTCTCCAGCCATGCAAGAATGTGTGCATTCTGCAACTTATGAAATCAACAGATAACTCACTGTCCACTGTCCTTGTCATCTGCACTTCAAGGTCTTTTCTTCTTCACAACTGGCTCTTCTAGATCATCTGCAAGTTTTCGCTTCAAGCATCTGTTCACCTTCTCTGGTTGATGGAGATTGATGTCTGGCAATCCCAAGTCCTCAATGCTGATATCTCCGATGTCTACTTCTAAACCTGGTGAAAAATGCTTCAAAAAATCGTCAAGCTCGTCTTCAGATTCACTGTCGTCTAGACAGCTAGACACTGGCGAGTGAATTCCAGAGTCATCAGACATGTGACCATCCATACATTTTTCAGGTGATGGGGGAAGAGGGGAAGCTTCTGAAAAGTCACTGATGTAACATGGTGATGGCAACTTCTCCACGTCTACTTCAGGTTCATACATTGGTTCTGAAGCTAAAAGATCGATCTCATGTGATGCTACCTCAGAAAGTGTAGGAGGATTCTGTTTATCAAGAATGTCCAATAAAATGTTGGTGCCATCTTCTTcatccatgttcaacatctcCTGGTCAGAGAACTCATGCTCCTCAATTTCATCATTTTGGACCTCCTCACTGGGTGCTTCTTCCATCACTGGTCTGTCAACACCAAGAAACACCTCCAGTAATTGTAACCCTTTTTGTATCATTGGCAGATGAACTGGGTCTATTGTCCCGATCACTTCCTCATCCAGGTCTTCCTTACTCTTCAGGAATCCAAGGGCTTCAACAGTCTTCCTCAGTTGCTCCTCCTTTTCTAACTTCTTTGCATCAAACACCAAATCCTTCTCCAGGACTCTCCGAGCCTCCATCACCTCTTCCATATAGAGCTGAGGCACAACTTTAAAGTCAAGGCACTGTCCTGCCAAAATTTTCAAAGATTCTTTCAGCTCTTCCATTTTCATCCTTGACCCCTGTTTGCTGTTGTTAGGGTCCTTGACCTTTAACTTCTCCCATGGCACTTGTCCTGTACAGTTGTTGAGCCACTTTTGACAACAGAGATATATGTGTCTCAGCCAGTCGATGAGCTTAAATGCTCTTGACTTCTCCTCACATTCTTCTGCCTCGTATCCAGGGGATCTCCCAGTATCAGTCATGGTCCTTAATTTCCCAACTCcaaccaaaatgtcacataaatCTTGGCTCTCTATCTTTCTTTTCATTGCTGATTTTTCACAGTCAGGCAGTTCAAAAAATCTTTTCATGAAATCCGTAATACTAAGAGCCATCTTTCTCTTCTGTACAAGTTTAGAAACAATTTTGGCTTCAAATTTTTCTTCACCGGTAATGTAAGCCATGAATTTCTTGACTTCAGGAACATACTCCTGAGGAGTCAGACTATTGTCCATGCACTGAGAAAGCATTTTTGGGAGATGTTTTTCAATATCTCCAACAGTGAGCTTAGACCCATTATTTGGGTCCTTGACTACATTCAGAGTGTGCCAAGGTACCTTACCATGGAAAGCTTTTTCCCACTTTGTCGCTTCAAGGTACAAATGGCGTAGCCAATCTGTCTTTTTCAAACTGGTCATTTCGGTGTGTTCAGTATGCAAGCACAGTATGCAGAAATGAATTGTCAGTGATACCTCTGCAGGAAATAACGTTCAAAGTAGTTGTCTTTGACAGCTGCCGTCAATGCAATCCACTGGTAAAACACGATATATACTCAGTATAGCTCAGCTTGAAAAACTTCGCATAGGGAACTCGAATTCTCAATATCGTGCCGGTCATTAGACCTGACATTGCAGGAACAGAGTTTGTGGGATCCCTATTTCTATCACATCTCTAATGCCATGTCATCAGTTCTTCAGAAAACAAGCAGGCTTCAACATAATATTGCTGACACTTTTGGAGACAATATTTCCATACTCTCATCATATGCATCATTACTATAATAAGACCCATGGAATAGACCAAAGCCATCTGCACCTGTCCCATGGAATAGACCAAAGCCATCTGCACCTGTCCCATGGAATAGACCAAAGCCATCTGCACCTGTCCCATGGGATACACAAAAGCCATCTGCACCTGTCCCATGGAATAGACCAAAGCCATCTGCACCTGTCCCATGGAATAGACCAAAGCCATCTGCACCTGTCCCATGGAATAGACCAAAGCCATCTGCACCTGTCCCATGGAATAGACCAAAGCCATCTGCACCTGTCCCATGGGATACACAAAGGACATATGCACCTGACCCATGGGATAAACCAAAGCCATTGGCACCTGACCAATGGAATAGACCAAAGCCATTGGCACGTGACTCCTGGGTCAGACCAAAGCCATTAGCACCCTGACTCATGGGACAGACCAAAGTCATTGGCACTCTGACAAATGAGCCAAACCAAAGCCATTGGTGCTCTCTAGGACCAATGATACTCACCCATTGCCCAGACCAAAGCCATTGGCACCCTAACCCATGGACCAGGCCATCTGTCTAATGGCCTAAACCAACAGAGAAGGACAGTGTCGTCAAGCCCTTATCACCAGCCTACAGCCTTAACTTGATTTTTGCTACTGTCGACACTGGGCATAAACCATCACAAGGAAGAATTACAGCTATAAATCTGTGCAGTTTAGGCACAGCTACATTGCAGCAATGACACTAAGAAACTATGTTACAACACGGTACAGATCTGGGTCATAATCCACAAAGCATTCGTAACCTTACGAACTTTATAGTTTACCATAGGCATATAAACGTCCAAGCGTTCGGGACACTTTGTTGATCAGGACCACGAACCTGTTCTCACCTGCTTTGACTTCTATCAGTACCCTCATAAATAACTGCACAAGTATGATAGAAATAGGGATCCCACACTCTCCGTTCATCCTTTATAAACTGTTCACATGAAATTAggaacaaaatcaattttatgCAATGTTTCGAGCTTCTTTAAGACACAAGTGTTTTATGTGTCTTGTGCGAGCTCTCATCAGAGGGGGCACTGGAGCCATAAAACCttttatcaataaaatg comes from Haliotis asinina isolate JCU_RB_2024 chromosome 13, JCU_Hal_asi_v2, whole genome shotgun sequence and encodes:
- the LOC137259828 gene encoding uncharacterized protein, which gives rise to MTSLKKTDWLRHLYLEATKWEKAFHGKVPWHTLNVVKDPNNGSKLTVGDIEKHLPKMLSQCMDNSLTPQEYVPEVKKFMAYITGEEKFEAKIVSKLVQKRKMALSITDFMKRFFELPDCEKSAMKRKIESQDLCDILVGVGKLRTMTDTGRSPGYEAEECEEKSRAFKLIDWLRHIYLCCQKWLNNCTGQVPWEKLKVKDPNNSKQGSRMKMEELKESLKILAGQCLDFKVVPQLYMEEVMEARRVLEKDLVFDAKKLEKEEQLRKTVEALGFLKSKEDLDEEVIGTIDPVHLPMIQKGLQLLEVFLGVDRPVMEEAPSEEVQNDEIEEHEFSDQEMLNMDEEDGTNILLDILDKQNPPTLSEVASHEIDLLASEPMYEPEVDVEKLPSPCYISDFSEASPLPPSPEKCMDGHMSDDSGIHSPVSSCLDDSESEDELDDFLKHFSPGLEVDIGDISIEDLGLPDINLHQPEKVNRCLKRKLADDLEEPVVKKKRP